In one Nitrospiraceae bacterium genomic region, the following are encoded:
- the ydiK gene encoding AI-2E family transporter YdiK encodes MPTSVNTQDLTRTIFAVLFIGGLIAGSLWILWPFLPAVIWATMIVVASWPMLLRIQGWLWGRRSLAVVVMTCVLLLVLVVPLSLAIGTIVSNAHVITGWAGALTSLQLPQPPDWLQTIPLVGKRAAQAWSDLVVLGKEDLAKKLAPYAGAVVGWFVAQIGSFGMMALQFLLTVVVSAILFSTGEAAAEGIRRFGLRLAGAQGESTVILAGKAIRGVALGVVVTAFVQAILSGIGLAVAGVPFATILTAIIFMLAVAQVGAGLVMLVAIVWLFWVGSIGWGVMLFLWTIITGPVLHNTLRPILIKKGADLPLLLVLAGVIGGLIAFGLVGIFIGPMVLAVSYRLLEAWVSEELAERPPTAESAHGAG; translated from the coding sequence ATGCCTACATCTGTCAACACTCAAGACTTAACGCGAACCATTTTCGCGGTGTTGTTCATCGGCGGGCTCATCGCCGGTTCGCTCTGGATCCTGTGGCCCTTCCTGCCCGCCGTCATCTGGGCCACCATGATTGTCGTCGCAAGCTGGCCGATGCTTTTGCGTATTCAAGGATGGTTGTGGGGACGGCGCTCGCTCGCGGTCGTGGTGATGACCTGTGTCCTTCTCCTCGTGCTCGTCGTGCCGCTGTCGTTGGCGATCGGAACGATTGTCTCCAATGCCCACGTCATCACCGGCTGGGCCGGTGCTCTGACCTCACTTCAGCTACCGCAACCTCCGGACTGGCTCCAGACGATTCCGCTCGTCGGCAAGCGAGCGGCACAAGCCTGGAGTGACCTGGTTGTTCTGGGCAAGGAGGATCTGGCGAAGAAGCTCGCTCCCTATGCCGGGGCAGTCGTTGGCTGGTTCGTTGCGCAGATCGGCAGCTTCGGCATGATGGCTCTCCAGTTCCTGCTCACTGTGGTCGTCTCTGCCATTCTCTTTTCGACCGGTGAAGCGGCGGCAGAAGGAATTCGCCGCTTCGGCTTGCGGCTGGCCGGAGCGCAGGGCGAAAGTACGGTCATTCTTGCCGGGAAAGCAATCCGTGGCGTCGCGCTCGGGGTCGTCGTGACTGCATTCGTCCAGGCTATTTTGAGCGGCATCGGTCTCGCGGTCGCCGGCGTGCCCTTCGCGACGATCCTGACCGCCATCATCTTCATGCTCGCGGTGGCTCAGGTCGGCGCAGGACTGGTCATGCTCGTCGCGATTGTCTGGCTGTTCTGGGTGGGATCCATCGGTTGGGGCGTAATGCTATTCCTGTGGACCATCATAACCGGCCCTGTTTTACACAATACCTTGCGTCCGATCCTGATCAAGAAAGGCGCAGACCTACCGCTGCTCCTGGTTCTGGCAGGGGTGATCGGCGGGCTGATCGCCTTCGGTCTCGTCGGGATTTTCATCGGGCCGATGGTGCTGGCCGTCTCGTACCGGCTTCTTGAGGCATGGGTGAGCGAAGAGCTGGCCGAGCGGCCCCCTACTGCGGAGAGCGCACACGGGGCTGGTTAA